ATCAACGCACGGCTCGTCGCCTACCGCGACGCCCTGAAGCTCCCGAAGGAGCTGACCGTCCACTCCGCTCGCCACGCCTACGTCACCCAGCTCACGGAGGAGGGGGTCGACCGGCGGTTTCTGACGAGACGGTGGTCATCGACACCTCGAACTACTACCCCGGCATGCTCAGCGAGCCGATCGAGGCGGTGGACAACGGCCAGGTGGAGAGCGTGTACACCGCCGAGCTGCTCGGCCGCCCCGTGGTCAAGGCGTGGAACGCCGCGCTGGCCGAAACCCAGCGGACCAAGGGTGTTCCGGCCGGAACGCCCGGCCGCCTAGCCATCCCCGTCGCCGGCGACTTCGAGGAGGCGCGGAAGGTGGCCATGAGCCTGGTGGACGACACCGGCTTCGACGCCTACGACGCCGGCACGCTGGCCGACTCCTGGCGCCAGCAGCCGAACAGCCCCGCCTACTGCACCGAACTGACCCTCGACGAGCTGCCGGCGGCCCTGGCCGCGGCCGACCGCGTCAAGGACGCGGCCATCCGCGACAGCGTCCCAGAACGCTTGGCCACCCTCCCGGCCACGGCCACCCTGGAGGACGTCGTCGAGATGAACCGCGCCGCCCA
The nucleotide sequence above comes from Streptomyces sp. NL15-2K. Encoded proteins:
- a CDS encoding NADP oxidoreductase; this translates as MVIDTSNYYPGMLSEPIEAVDNGQVESVYTAELLGRPVVKAWNAALAETQRTKGVPAGTPGRLAIPVAGDFEEARKVAMSLVDDTGFDAYDAGTLADSWRQQPNSPAYCTELTLDELPAALAAADRVKDAAIRDSVPERLATLPATATLEDVVEMNRAAHR